Within the Elusimicrobiaceae bacterium genome, the region AGTGGTGGTTTCCGGCCCGCTCATGAACTATGTGCTGGCATTCGTGCTGTTTACGGGGCTGGTGTTTTTTGTCGGCGAGCCGGATTATTCCATGAAGCCCGTGCTAGGCGAGGTCATGGCGAGCTATCCGGCGGAAGCGGCGGGCCTTAAAGCGGGCGACACGATATTGCGGGTGTCCACCATCACCGTCGCCTCGTGGACTGATTTTTCTACTGCAATCCATAGCCGTCCGCAGCAGCCCACCGAGATAGTCTATTCCCGCGGCGGGGTTGAGGCGTCCGCGACGGTCGTTCCCCGGCTGGACGAGAAAACGAAGTTCGGGCTGGTCGGCGTGACGCCGCAGGTGGTGTATACGCCGGTGAGTTTTGCCAGCGCGGTCGGCACGGGCGCCCGGCAATGCTGGTTCTGGACTTATTATACGGTAAAAACGCTTGCGGAAGAAATTTACAACCGCAGGAAGCCTGATGTGGCCGGTCCGGTCGGCATTGTGCAGATCGTGAGCAAAGCGGCGCACAGCGGCATGGAAAATTTCATATCGCTTATCGCGCTGCTGTCGGTGGCGATCGGGCTGTTTAACCTGTTCCC harbors:
- the rseP gene encoding RIP metalloprotease RseP: GPTIWKRKYGFTEYKINSIPLGGYVKPAGEDVAGSADKPWEYFAKPWYSRIIVVVSGPLMNYVLAFVLFTGLVFFVGEPDYSMKPVLGEVMASYPAEAAGLKAGDTILRVSTITVASWTDFSTAIHSRPQQPTEIVYSRGGVEASATVVPRLDEKTKFGLVGVTPQVVYTPVSFASAVGTGARQCWFWTYYTVKTLAEEIYNRRKPDVAGPVGIVQIVSKAAHSGMENFISLIALLSVAIGLFNLFPIPMLDGGTIVLFLWEGISRRKITEKLLERVNSVGMVLLVCLLVFATYSDIARIRKSRLEKAAAEKAKAEQAAPAAPAAVAAPPAGQAAAAR